A region of [Bacteroides] pectinophilus DNA encodes the following proteins:
- a CDS encoding deoxyguanosinetriphosphate triphosphohydrolase has protein sequence MNIREEQERREHQYLSRYASFSDESRGRDRTEEPCPMRTIYQRDRDRIIHCKAFRRLKHKTQVFLAPEGDHYRTRLTHTLEVSQIARSIARALRLNEDLTEAIALGHDLGHTPFGHAGERTLNRLCPEGFSHCRQSIRTVEFLEKDGRGLNLTREVRDGILNHRTEGMPYTLEGKVVRLSDKIAYINHDIDDAIRARIFSENDVPHEYSDILGNSTKTRLNTLINDIVANSYGRDDILMSDDIEHAMKSLRQFMFDNLYSNPQAKAEEVKVYKLITELYNYYVSNPDKLPGNYIRFIEEYNQSKERVVCDYIAGMSDHYAIARFEEIYVPRSWKV, from the coding sequence ATAAACATAAGGGAAGAACAGGAGAGACGGGAACATCAGTATCTGAGCAGATATGCGTCATTCAGCGATGAGTCTCGCGGACGTGACCGTACAGAGGAGCCCTGCCCGATGAGGACAATATATCAGAGGGACCGGGACAGGATAATCCACTGCAAAGCATTCAGGAGACTGAAGCATAAGACGCAGGTATTTCTTGCACCGGAGGGTGATCATTACCGCACAAGGCTTACACACACGCTTGAGGTATCTCAGATAGCCAGAAGTATTGCAAGGGCACTGAGGCTTAATGAAGACCTTACTGAGGCAATAGCACTCGGTCATGATCTTGGTCACACGCCATTCGGGCATGCAGGAGAGAGAACGCTTAACAGGCTGTGTCCGGAAGGGTTCAGTCATTGCAGGCAGAGCATAAGAACTGTTGAATTTCTTGAAAAAGATGGCAGAGGTCTTAACCTTACAAGAGAGGTAAGGGATGGAATACTCAATCACAGGACAGAAGGAATGCCATATACACTTGAAGGCAAGGTAGTAAGGCTGTCAGATAAGATTGCATATATAAATCACGATATAGATGATGCAATAAGAGCCAGAATATTCAGCGAGAATGATGTTCCGCACGAATATTCGGATATACTTGGCAATAGCACAAAGACAAGGCTTAATACGCTCATCAATGATATAGTGGCGAACAGCTATGGCAGGGATGACATCCTTATGTCGGATGATATTGAGCATGCAATGAAGTCACTGAGACAGTTCATGTTTGATAATCTTTACAGTAACCCTCAGGCTAAGGCAGAAGAAGTCAAGGTGTATAAGCTGATAACCGAACTGTATAATTATTATGTAAGTAATCCTGACAAACTCCCGGGAAATTACATCCGTTTTATTGAAGAGTATAATCAGTCCAAAGAACGGGTTGTATGTGATTATATAGCAGGAATGAGTGATCATTATGCAATTGCCCGGTTTGAGGAGATATATGTTCCCAGGTCATGGAAAGTATAA
- the dnaG gene encoding DNA primase, with the protein MRYSEELIEEVRSRNDIVDVISGYVKLKKSGSNYFGLCPFHNEKSGSFSVSPSKQMYYCFGCGAGGNVITFIMEYENYTFMEAVRMLAERAGIELPQMEETPEERKSRDIRSQLLEINKLAAVYYFHQLRGQNGSTAMNYLKKRELGDETIQRFGLGYSSMYSDDLYRYIKSKGYKDDILKESGLFTYGDGKVTDKFWNRVMFPIMDMNNRVIGFGGRVMGDGKPKYLNSPETKLFDKSRNLYGLNIARTSRKPNIIICEGYMDVISLHQAGFNQAVASLGTALTSGQASLMKRYTDQVLITYDSDGAGVKAALRAIPILKEAGLTTKVINMKPYKDPDEFIKGLGAEAFQERIDKAQNSFMYEISAMEQNYDLTDPDSKTRFFNEVAGRIVGFEEELERNNYIEAVADKYMVSMDALKAMVGNYGNRVGIVKDRHDSRRTSSSHKEKEDGISQAQKILLTWLVQDMSLYPKVAAYLSPDDFIEEPFHDVAVRLYEQLDNGQINPAAIISTFDDGETQKKVASIFNRELAEELSDSERERALNQTVKKIKKNSLDIKSRSVTDVAQLQNIIKEQKEIQNIQIHL; encoded by the coding sequence ATGAGATATTCAGAAGAATTAATAGAGGAAGTACGCTCACGCAATGATATTGTTGATGTCATTTCAGGATATGTGAAGCTTAAGAAGAGCGGCAGCAACTACTTTGGTCTGTGCCCGTTCCATAATGAAAAGTCAGGTTCGTTCTCTGTGTCACCATCAAAGCAGATGTATTACTGTTTTGGCTGCGGTGCCGGTGGCAATGTAATAACATTTATCATGGAATATGAGAATTACACGTTCATGGAGGCTGTACGGATGCTTGCCGAGAGGGCGGGGATTGAACTGCCGCAGATGGAAGAGACCCCTGAAGAGAGGAAAAGCCGTGATATAAGGTCACAGCTTCTAGAGATTAACAAGCTTGCAGCAGTTTATTATTTTCATCAGCTGAGAGGACAGAATGGCAGCACTGCAATGAATTATCTTAAGAAGAGGGAACTGGGTGATGAGACAATACAGAGGTTCGGACTTGGTTATTCAAGCATGTACAGCGATGATCTTTACAGGTATATAAAGAGTAAAGGCTACAAGGATGATATCCTGAAGGAGTCGGGACTTTTTACATATGGTGACGGCAAGGTTACGGACAAGTTCTGGAACCGTGTAATGTTTCCGATTATGGACATGAATAACCGGGTTATCGGATTTGGCGGACGTGTTATGGGAGACGGCAAGCCAAAGTACCTTAATTCCCCGGAGACAAAGCTGTTTGATAAGAGCCGCAATCTGTATGGCCTTAATATAGCAAGGACATCAAGAAAGCCTAACATAATAATCTGTGAAGGATATATGGATGTTATTTCACTGCATCAGGCAGGCTTTAATCAGGCTGTTGCGTCACTCGGAACAGCGCTTACATCGGGACAGGCATCACTTATGAAGAGATATACGGATCAGGTCCTTATAACATATGACAGTGATGGCGCAGGCGTTAAGGCAGCGCTGCGTGCAATACCGATTCTTAAGGAAGCGGGACTTACAACCAAGGTGATTAATATGAAGCCGTACAAGGACCCGGATGAATTCATAAAGGGACTTGGAGCGGAAGCATTTCAGGAGAGAATCGATAAGGCGCAGAACAGCTTTATGTATGAAATAAGCGCCATGGAGCAAAACTATGACCTGACTGATCCTGACAGTAAGACAAGATTCTTTAATGAAGTTGCCGGGCGTATAGTAGGATTTGAGGAAGAGCTTGAACGCAACAATTATATAGAAGCAGTTGCGGATAAGTATATGGTATCAATGGATGCGCTTAAGGCGATGGTTGGCAATTATGGCAATCGTGTCGGAATTGTGAAGGACAGGCATGACAGCCGGAGAACTTCATCATCGCACAAAGAGAAGGAAGATGGAATAAGCCAGGCACAGAAGATATTGCTGACATGGCTTGTACAGGATATGTCGTTATATCCGAAGGTGGCAGCTTATCTGTCACCGGATGATTTTATAGAGGAGCCGTTCCATGATGTCGCTGTAAGGCTGTATGAGCAGCTTGACAACGGACAGATTAATCCGGCAGCAATAATAAGCACATTTGACGATGGAGAGACCCAGAAAAAGGTGGCATCCATATTTAACAGGGAACTCGCGGAAGAACTGAGTGACTCTGAAAGGGAGAGAGCTCTTAATCAGACTGTAAAAAAGATAAAGAAAAACAGTCTTGATATAAAGAGCAGGAGTGTCACGGATGTGGCGCAACTGCAGAATATAATAAAGGAGCAGAAAGAGATACAGAATATCCAAATACATCTGTAA
- the rpoD gene encoding RNA polymerase sigma factor RpoD: MNARFEEKCKALLALAKKKKNMLDYQEIIDSFTDAEFDADKVEKVFDFLEANNVDVKISDDVEEEEDIILDPEDDIDIEKIDLSVPEGVSIEDPVRMYLKEIGKVPLLSAEEEIELAKRMENGDVEAKNRLAEANLRLVVSIAKRYVGRGMLFLDLIQEGNLGLIKAVDKFDFRKGFKFSTYATWWIRQAITRAIADQARTIRIPVHMVETINKLLRVSRQLLQELGREPTPEEIAKEMDIPVERVREIQKISQEPVSLETPIGEEEDSHLGDFIQDDNVPVPAEEAASTILKEQLVEVLGTLTEREQKVLRLRFGLDDGRARTLEEVGREFNVTRERIRQIEAKALRKLRHPSRSRKLRDFLD; the protein is encoded by the coding sequence ATGAATGCAAGATTCGAAGAAAAGTGCAAAGCACTTCTTGCACTTGCAAAGAAAAAGAAGAACATGCTGGATTATCAGGAAATTATTGATTCATTTACAGATGCTGAGTTCGATGCTGACAAGGTTGAGAAAGTATTTGATTTCCTTGAGGCGAATAATGTAGATGTCAAGATATCTGATGATGTTGAAGAAGAGGAAGATATAATACTTGATCCTGAAGATGATATTGATATCGAGAAGATTGACCTTTCGGTTCCTGAAGGTGTAAGCATAGAGGATCCTGTAAGAATGTACCTTAAGGAGATTGGTAAAGTGCCGCTTCTTAGTGCAGAGGAAGAGATTGAACTTGCAAAGAGAATGGAGAATGGTGATGTTGAGGCCAAGAACAGGCTTGCCGAGGCAAACTTACGTCTGGTAGTCAGCATCGCAAAGAGATATGTAGGAAGAGGAATGCTTTTCCTTGACCTTATTCAGGAGGGTAACCTTGGACTTATCAAAGCTGTCGATAAGTTTGATTTTAGAAAGGGATTCAAGTTTTCAACATATGCAACATGGTGGATACGTCAGGCTATAACAAGGGCAATTGCGGATCAGGCAAGAACTATAAGAATTCCTGTTCATATGGTAGAGACAATCAACAAACTCTTAAGAGTTTCAAGACAGTTACTGCAGGAGCTTGGACGTGAACCGACTCCGGAAGAGATTGCCAAGGAGATGGACATCCCTGTAGAGAGGGTACGTGAGATTCAGAAGATTTCACAGGAGCCGGTATCTTTGGAGACACCTATTGGTGAAGAGGAAGACAGCCACCTTGGAGATTTTATTCAGGATGATAATGTCCCTGTACCTGCTGAGGAAGCAGCAAGCACAATACTTAAAGAACAGCTTGTAGAGGTGCTTGGCACACTTACCGAGAGAGAGCAGAAGGTTCTCAGACTCAGATTCGGTCTTGATGACGGACGTGCAAGAACACTTGAGGAAGTTGGACGTGAATTCAACGTAACAAGAGAGCGTATACGTCAGATTGAGGCAAAAGCTCTTCGTAAGCTGCGTCATCCAAGCCGCAGCCGTAAGTTGAGAGACTTCCTTGATTGA
- a CDS encoding class I SAM-dependent methyltransferase, which produces MYQISKRLETIASCVPAGSTVADIGTDHAYMPIYLIQNSIASHVIAMDVNKGPLKKAETNVEEAGVRQSIDLRLSDGLAGLKHGEADVITISGMGGKLIEKILTDGQDVIMDGQQFVLSPQSEIMHFRKFLEKRGFCTDNEKMVEEDGKYYVIICCHYDAEYEIRRYAQLLYGEKLIEQKDPVLLKMLAKELESYRKVKAKVEASNSVHAVVRLRELARDIEAIEYVIDQCAARS; this is translated from the coding sequence ATGTATCAGATTTCTAAAAGACTTGAAACTATTGCTTCCTGCGTTCCGGCAGGAAGCACAGTTGCTGATATAGGCACTGATCATGCGTATATGCCGATATATCTCATACAGAATTCCATAGCTTCGCATGTTATTGCAATGGATGTAAACAAAGGACCTCTTAAGAAAGCAGAGACTAATGTGGAGGAAGCCGGAGTACGGCAGAGCATTGATCTTAGACTTTCTGACGGGCTTGCCGGGCTTAAGCATGGCGAAGCGGACGTCATAACAATAAGCGGTATGGGTGGCAAGCTCATAGAGAAGATTCTTACTGACGGACAGGATGTTATCATGGATGGACAGCAATTTGTACTGTCACCGCAGTCCGAGATAATGCATTTCAGGAAATTCCTTGAAAAACGGGGGTTTTGCACTGATAATGAGAAGATGGTTGAAGAAGATGGCAAGTATTATGTAATTATCTGCTGCCATTATGATGCTGAATATGAGATAAGACGATATGCGCAGCTTTTGTATGGAGAAAAGCTCATAGAACAGAAGGACCCGGTACTTCTGAAAATGTTGGCAAAAGAACTTGAATCATACAGAAAAGTAAAGGCAAAAGTTGAGGCCAGCAATTCAGTGCATGCGGTTGTAAGGTTAAGAGAACTTGCCAGAGACATAGAAGCAATAGAATATGTGATTGACCAATGCGCGGCACGCAGCTGA
- a CDS encoding Nif3-like dinuclear metal center hexameric protein — protein sequence MKVRDITDALERMSPPSAACDWDNVGLMAGDKDAGVSRVLVTLDVDEAAIDKAVSCGADMIVSHHPLIFGSIKNVTCDSLTGSRLVKLLGNKIACFSMHTNFDICGSMGSIAADTLGLRDAATLEVTMPDGNGLGKVAEYTGDEVITAGEWASRVMKSFELDTVKVFGDMERPVRKIAIYPGSGSGAIKTALMQKVDLLVTGDIGHHAGIDAKAEGLTVIDAGHYGIEHVFIKYIAGYIGRECPGVDIVTADICSPFEVVFNPDRMEN from the coding sequence ATGAAGGTTAGAGACATAACAGATGCCCTTGAACGTATGAGTCCGCCATCTGCAGCATGTGACTGGGATAATGTAGGGCTTATGGCAGGTGACAAAGATGCCGGTGTCTCAAGAGTACTGGTGACGCTTGATGTTGATGAGGCGGCAATAGATAAGGCGGTGAGCTGTGGGGCAGATATGATAGTTTCCCATCATCCGCTTATATTCGGAAGCATTAAGAATGTTACATGTGACAGTCTTACGGGAAGCAGGCTTGTGAAGCTCCTTGGCAATAAGATTGCATGTTTCTCGATGCATACTAATTTTGATATATGTGGAAGCATGGGAAGCATCGCAGCAGATACACTTGGACTGAGAGATGCTGCAACACTTGAAGTTACGATGCCTGACGGAAACGGACTTGGCAAAGTAGCTGAATATACCGGAGACGAAGTAATAACAGCAGGAGAATGGGCATCCCGTGTCATGAAAAGTTTTGAACTTGATACTGTAAAAGTATTTGGAGATATGGAAAGACCGGTAAGAAAGATTGCAATATATCCGGGCTCAGGTTCAGGTGCAATTAAGACGGCACTGATGCAGAAGGTTGATCTGCTTGTCACCGGAGATATCGGGCATCATGCGGGCATAGATGCCAAAGCAGAGGGCCTTACAGTGATAGATGCCGGACATTATGGAATAGAGCATGTGTTCATAAAGTACATTGCCGGATATATTGGAAGAGAGTGTCCCGGCGTTGATATAGTGACCGCTGATATATGCAGCCCTTTTGAAGTAGTATTTAATCCTGACAGAATGGAGAATTAG
- a CDS encoding nucleoside kinase — MKTLLELAKEEQLKTKDTIILAKVDGKLSELNNWAIEDQNVEFITTATVLGNEAYRRSVLFMMLYAIHRIAPDIPGKDVNVQYSLSKGLFCEIKNDACAVNQEFIDKVKQIMCETVAKDVPIIKHVMHTDEAVKVFRKFGMSDKERLFRYRRGSNVNVYELEGFMDYYYGYMAPSTGMLSVFDIFLYEDGFALQMPVPSSPEEVPQFRPQKKLFGVLKESSEWDDILDLDTVGALNDAIAGGRMKEIMLVQEALQEQKIAEIARKIASDRSKKFIMIAGPSSSGKTTFSHRLSIQLKACGLKPHPIAVDNYFVEREQTPLNEDGSYNFEDIHAIDIELFNRQMTELLEGKQVEIPTFNFKLGKKEYKGDIRQLGPDDILVIEGIHCLNDELTQHIPNDSKFKIYISALTSLNIDEHNRISTTDARLIRRMVRDARTRGASAQHTLNMWQSVRRGEEQNIFPFQEQADVMFNSSLVYELSILKPFAEPILFAIDNDQPEYQEAKRLLKFLEYFLAYGTEDIPNNSLLREFVGGGCFDI, encoded by the coding sequence ATGAAGACATTACTGGAACTGGCAAAAGAAGAACAGTTAAAGACAAAGGATACAATAATTCTTGCCAAGGTAGACGGTAAGCTCAGCGAACTTAATAACTGGGCAATAGAAGACCAGAATGTTGAATTTATAACAACTGCAACGGTACTTGGCAATGAGGCGTACAGGAGAAGCGTACTTTTTATGATGCTTTATGCAATTCACAGAATAGCTCCGGATATTCCCGGAAAGGATGTGAATGTTCAGTATTCACTAAGTAAAGGACTTTTTTGTGAGATTAAAAATGATGCATGTGCCGTCAATCAGGAATTTATTGATAAAGTAAAACAAATAATGTGTGAGACTGTTGCAAAAGATGTGCCGATCATCAAGCATGTTATGCATACGGATGAGGCCGTAAAGGTATTCAGAAAGTTTGGAATGAGTGACAAAGAGCGCCTTTTCAGATACAGAAGAGGCTCAAACGTCAATGTGTATGAGCTTGAGGGCTTTATGGATTACTATTACGGATATATGGCACCATCGACAGGAATGCTTTCGGTATTTGATATATTCCTGTATGAAGATGGATTTGCGTTGCAGATGCCTGTGCCATCAAGTCCGGAAGAAGTTCCGCAGTTCAGGCCGCAGAAAAAGTTATTCGGCGTACTTAAGGAATCATCGGAATGGGATGACATACTTGACCTTGATACTGTGGGAGCACTTAATGATGCAATTGCGGGCGGAAGAATGAAGGAGATCATGCTCGTCCAGGAAGCACTTCAGGAGCAGAAGATTGCGGAGATAGCAAGAAAGATTGCATCAGACAGAAGCAAAAAGTTTATAATGATAGCCGGACCGTCGTCATCGGGCAAGACAACATTTTCACACAGATTATCAATACAGCTTAAAGCCTGTGGTCTTAAGCCGCATCCTATTGCGGTTGATAATTATTTTGTTGAGAGAGAACAGACTCCTCTTAATGAAGACGGAAGCTATAACTTTGAAGATATACATGCAATAGATATTGAACTGTTTAACAGACAAATGACTGAGCTGCTTGAAGGAAAGCAGGTTGAGATTCCTACATTCAATTTTAAGCTTGGAAAAAAGGAATACAAAGGAGATATAAGACAGCTCGGACCTGATGATATTCTTGTGATTGAAGGAATTCACTGCCTTAACGATGAGCTTACGCAGCATATTCCTAATGACAGTAAGTTCAAGATATATATAAGTGCACTCACATCTCTTAACATAGATGAGCATAACAGAATCTCTACAACAGATGCACGTCTTATAAGGAGAATGGTAAGGGATGCCAGAACAAGAGGTGCATCTGCACAGCACACGCTTAATATGTGGCAGTCAGTCAGGCGTGGAGAGGAACAGAATATATTCCCATTCCAGGAGCAGGCTGATGTTATGTTCAATTCATCACTTGTGTATGAGCTTTCAATACTGAAACCGTTTGCAGAACCTATTCTGTTCGCGATTGATAATGACCAGCCTGAATATCAGGAAGCAAAGAGACTCCTCAAATTCCTTGAGTATTTCCTTGCTTATGGTACGGAAGACATACCGAACAATTCACTGCTCAGGGAATTCGTAGGAGGAGGCTGTTTTGATATCTGA
- a CDS encoding prephenate dehydrogenase: MIGTNYHFGFIGLGLIGGSIARALKNVYPDCTITAFSRTLAPLELAKSDGNVDNITTSIDADSFGRCDYIFLCTPVQYISSYFMKLKDIINPSCTVTDVGSVKGYVYDAAVSAGLESNYIGGHPMAGSEKTGYANSSAILLENAYYIITPTPLTRHEVLDEYVAIVRSIGSIPIVMDCRTHDHSVAGISHLPHLIAGSLVNLVHDCDSGDGLMKRLAAGGFKDITRIASSSPEMWEQICMTNTSAILELLDAYINSLTDIRNNLAEHNEGYIYNMFERSSEYRNSISDASKGFVPQAYLLHLDIADREGAIASVATLLAANSISIKNIGIVHNREFEHGALCMEFYNDESRTLAAKLLKANNYSLC, encoded by the coding sequence ATGATTGGAACTAATTATCATTTTGGATTTATCGGTCTTGGACTTATAGGCGGTTCAATTGCGCGGGCGCTTAAGAATGTTTATCCTGACTGCACAATTACAGCATTCAGCAGGACTCTTGCTCCTCTTGAACTTGCAAAGTCTGATGGCAACGTTGATAACATCACCACTTCAATAGATGCTGATTCTTTCGGGCGCTGCGATTATATATTTTTATGTACTCCGGTACAGTACATTTCCTCATATTTTATGAAGCTCAAAGATATTATCAATCCGTCATGCACGGTTACTGATGTAGGAAGTGTCAAGGGATATGTGTACGATGCAGCCGTATCGGCAGGTCTTGAAAGCAATTATATAGGCGGTCATCCCATGGCAGGCTCTGAGAAGACCGGTTACGCCAATTCCTCAGCAATTCTCCTGGAGAATGCATACTATATAATTACGCCGACTCCTCTTACCAGACATGAGGTTCTTGATGAATATGTTGCAATCGTGCGTTCAATCGGTTCAATTCCAATAGTCATGGACTGCCGGACACACGACCACAGTGTTGCAGGCATAAGCCATCTGCCACACCTTATTGCAGGCAGTCTCGTTAATCTTGTACACGACTGTGATTCCGGTGATGGTCTCATGAAGCGTCTTGCAGCCGGTGGTTTTAAGGACATAACAAGAATTGCTTCATCTTCACCTGAGATGTGGGAACAGATATGCATGACTAACACGTCTGCAATACTTGAACTTCTTGACGCATATATAAATTCCCTCACTGACATCCGCAACAATCTTGCAGAGCACAATGAGGGATACATATATAACATGTTTGAACGCTCAAGCGAATACCGCAATTCAATAAGTGACGCTTCAAAAGGCTTTGTGCCTCAGGCATATCTTCTTCATCTTGATATTGCAGATCGTGAAGGTGCCATAGCGAGTGTTGCAACACTTCTTGCAGCTAACTCTATAAGCATCAAGAATATCGGCATTGTACATAATCGTGAATTTGAACACGGAGCACTGTGCATGGAATTCTATAATGATGAATCCCGTACGCTTGCTGCCAAACTTCTAAAAGCTAATAATTACTCTCTGTGCTGA
- a CDS encoding PAS domain-containing sensor histidine kinase: MSRMQKCIKNILITAFVLAGAFIISLVFQHVFEIEERITTLFVFAVFLISMLTEGYIYGIVSAIAGVLAVNYAFTFPFFEFDFATPVNVMSAIVMIVLAILTSTLTTKVKQHEAFKAESEKERMRANLLRAVSHDLRTPLTTIYSSASALADNRENLSIQQQDEILNAIKEDSEWLVSMVENLLSITKLGTGNVKINKKPVVLEELIDSVIFKFKKRYPSHDVIIDIPGDIVMIPMDAMLIEQVIINLLENAVQHATGMKHLWLSVFVIGNNAVFEIKDDGCGVSDEAMKSMFSGAYVSKASVPDGNRNNAGIGLSVCETIIKAHGGDISASNSMNKGAVFRFTLGMEEN; encoded by the coding sequence ATGAGCCGTATGCAAAAATGTATAAAAAATATTCTTATTACGGCATTTGTGCTTGCAGGTGCTTTTATAATAAGTCTTGTTTTCCAGCATGTATTTGAGATAGAGGAGAGAATAACAACACTGTTTGTATTTGCGGTATTTCTTATCTCTATGCTTACGGAAGGATATATATATGGAATTGTATCTGCAATTGCAGGTGTCCTTGCTGTTAATTATGCATTTACATTCCCTTTTTTTGAGTTTGATTTTGCAACGCCGGTTAATGTTATGTCGGCGATAGTCATGATAGTGCTTGCAATACTTACCAGCACGCTGACTACTAAGGTAAAGCAGCATGAGGCATTTAAGGCGGAGAGTGAGAAAGAGCGAATGCGGGCGAATCTTCTCCGGGCTGTGTCACATGATCTGAGAACACCGCTTACTACTATATACAGTTCAGCATCAGCCCTTGCGGATAACAGGGAGAATCTCAGCATACAACAGCAGGACGAGATTCTTAACGCAATAAAGGAGGATTCAGAGTGGCTTGTGAGCATGGTAGAGAACCTCCTTTCAATAACCAAGCTTGGAACCGGCAATGTGAAGATAAACAAAAAGCCGGTAGTGCTGGAGGAGCTTATTGATTCCGTAATCTTTAAGTTCAAAAAAAGGTATCCGTCACATGATGTTATTATAGACATCCCTGGAGATATAGTGATGATACCGATGGATGCGATGCTTATAGAACAGGTTATAATTAATCTTCTTGAAAATGCTGTCCAGCATGCAACAGGCATGAAGCATCTGTGGCTCAGCGTATTTGTGATTGGCAATAATGCTGTGTTTGAGATAAAAGATGACGGATGCGGTGTTTCAGACGAAGCTATGAAATCAATGTTCAGCGGCGCTTATGTAAGCAAAGCTTCGGTGCCTGACGGAAACCGCAATAATGCGGGGATAGGTCTGTCAGTGTGTGAGACAATCATCAAGGCACATGGTGGGGACATAAGTGCGTCAAACAGCATGAACAAAGGAGCAGTATTCAGATTTACACTTGGTATGGAGGAAAATTAA
- a CDS encoding response regulator transcription factor: MGNNKYKILLVEDEDNIRKLVSTMLETSGYQVLMAQTCELAQIMYSSYVPDLILLDLGLPDKDGIYFLKEVRKESPVPVIILSARTEEHDIVGALDMGANDYITKPFGSSELLARVRAALRNSHQMYAANIENEKFVLNDMVIDYSARQVFIKGEEVKLTQTEYNIVSLLSEHCGKMMTYSAIIKGIWGYPDEGSIKKLQVNMANIRKKLGAKPGVRGYIINELGVGYRMNSEKA, translated from the coding sequence GTGGGTAATAATAAGTACAAAATCCTTTTGGTGGAAGATGAAGATAATATAAGAAAGCTTGTTTCAACGATGCTCGAGACATCAGGATATCAGGTTCTTATGGCGCAGACATGTGAATTGGCACAGATTATGTATTCTTCATATGTACCTGACCTTATACTTCTGGACCTGGGACTCCCTGATAAAGACGGAATATATTTTCTCAAAGAAGTAAGAAAGGAATCTCCGGTTCCGGTAATTATTCTGTCGGCAAGAACTGAGGAACATGATATAGTAGGGGCTCTTGATATGGGTGCCAATGATTATATAACGAAACCGTTCGGCTCGTCGGAACTTCTTGCACGAGTGAGGGCAGCACTCCGTAACAGCCACCAGATGTATGCTGCCAATATAGAGAATGAAAAGTTTGTGCTGAATGATATGGTTATAGATTACAGTGCAAGACAGGTATTTATAAAAGGTGAAGAGGTAAAGCTTACACAGACAGAATATAATATCGTGTCACTGCTGTCAGAACATTGCGGCAAGATGATGACATATTCCGCAATTATAAAGGGCATCTGGGGATATCCTGACGAAGGAAGCATTAAGAAACTTCAGGTGAATATGGCTAATATCCGCAAAAAACTGGGTGCAAAACCCGGAGTGAGAGGATATATAATAAATGAACTCGGCGTGGGATACCGCATGAATTCAGAAAAAGCATAA